The following DNA comes from Cherax quadricarinatus isolate ZL_2023a chromosome 16, ASM3850222v1, whole genome shotgun sequence.
acccacccacctccacccacccaccctcccaccctacccacccaccttacccacccacccacccacccacaccctacccaccctcccacccacccacccaccctcccacccatccacccaccctacccatccacccacccacccacccacccaccctccacccacccacccacccacctcccacccacccacccaccctccacctcccaccaacctaaccttacctgcctacctaacctacctaacctgcctacctacctactaaccacaataatataatataggtagtaggttggtagacagcaaccgcccagggaggtactactgtcctgccaagtgagtgtaaaacggaaacctgcaattgttttacatgatggtaggattgctggtgtcttttttctgtctcataaacatgcaagatttcaggtacgtcttgctacttctacttacacttaggtcacactacacatacatgtacaagcgtatatatacacacacccctctgggttttcttctattttctttctagttcttgtttattttctcttatctccgtggggaagtggaacagaattcttcctccgtaagctatgcgtgttgtaagaggcgactaaaatgccgggagcaaggggctagtaaccccttctcctgtataaattactaaatttgaaaagagaaacttttgtttttctttttgggccaccctgccttggtgggatacggccggtttgttgaaagaagaagaatacaatataatagtaataataataataacagtaaggagaaacttcaaaagcctgccagtagttggcaccaccatcagcaaaacattggtaaccactacaAGTACATTTTTCACCTGTCTAAACTTAGTAGTCTTAagtagtattaggttaagtctacctgaaatgccttggcatgatagtggctttctttactCCAATCAtgttatgatatgtaaacacacattgtaacctttgcaaagaaataaatattttatttatttatttaatatcgGAAAGTTTTCAGTTTGTGTAATAGCTTGTTTATAATTGTTTCTGCAGGGTGTTATGGTATGTGGTGGTTTTCCTGCATTATGGGCTGCATCAGGAAGGTTATCAGCATGGTTGGGCTTCACCACTGGTACAGAGatacctcagactgtaacatttGTGTGTTTAGGATCACTCCTAAACACCATTGTCAGCCTTCCTTGGTCAGCATATTTTACGTTCAAGGTCGAGCAGAAACATGGCTTCAACAAACAGGTGAGTAAGATTTTCTCTGCAGAGATATGGAATAGTTTTTAATAATATTTTACAGTTTCAGATATTTcactaataaataaaatattactcTTAAACTTGTTACAGTAGTGTATGGCAACTGTATGGTTGCCCAGTTAGATCATCATATGACATCAGGGCCTTTATATTGTTGATACCCTCAAGATCCTCCCTTTACTTGGATAGGACACAATTGCCTCACATACTCCAGGCACaaatgacccctacaggtttagtgcctgACCAGTCAAAAAAAATGTGGCATTGATTTGTGTACCTCATTCCATACAATAATGGTACAGTATAATAGTAAGGTTTAACATGTTAAACAAAATTGAAATCTTTTCTCTGCTTAGTATATACAGTCAGaaatttattaaatacagtatattgTATAATCTTGGCACTAACAGCACATATGAGATTTTTCTTTTTAACAGTGGCTGTCTTCTACCAAGGCAGGGGTGAGGTGAAGAAAGcacattcaccaacattcactcaatTACCTTCTTTCCAGAAGTGTTCTAACAACACAATCAGATTATCCTTCCAGCTGCAGCATCCCCATCCCTTTTtaaaagtgcaggcactgccctttctacctccaggactcaagtctggctaattcAGTGCTCACACTGAACAGCATGTCCATTAAAGACCACTTTTCTCCATGCATTTCTATCTGATATTCTCAcctaatataggtagtaggttggtaaacagcagctgcctagggaggtactaccatcctgccaagtgagtgtaaaacgaaagcctgtaattgttttacatgatggtaggattgctgatgtccttttttctgtctcataaacatgcaagatttcaggtacgtcttgctacttctatttacacttaggtcacgctatgcatacatatacaagcatatatacacacacccctctgggttttctgctattttctttctatttcctgttcttgtttatttcctcttatctccatggggaagtggaacagaattcttcctccgtaagccatgcgtgttgtaagaggcaactaaaatgccgggggcaaggggctagtaaccccttctcttgtataaattgctaaatttaaaagagaaactttagtttttctttttgggccaccctgccttggtgggatacggccggtttgttgaaaaaaaaaattctcacctAAGCCTGTGGGATGCTCAAGTCCCTAAAACTCAGTCTCTTGTACCCCTTCTACCTTCCACCCAGATTTTTACTCTCTCTTCATTAACCTATCCCTGTCTCTCTTCTCTGTATGCTCTGAATTACTGTATACCCTTGGTCATCttatttctttcaacaaactgaccatatcccacctaggcagggtggcccaaaaagaagaacaaaagtttctcttttaactttagtaatgtatacaggagaagggggttactagcccgttgctcctggcattttagtcacctcttaagaaatgcatggcttacggaggaagaattctgttccacatccccatggagataagaggaaataaacaagaacaagaactagtaagaaaacagaagaaaacccagaagggtgtgtatatatatgcttgtacatgcatgtgtagtgtgacctaagtgtaagtagaagtagcaagatgtacctgaaatcttgcatgtttatgagacagaaaagacaccagcaatcctactatcatgtaaaacaattacaggctttcattttacactcacttggcaggacagtagtacctccctgggcagttgctgtcgaCCAACCTACTATTTAACTTGGTCATTTCATATTGTCTTTTAATTTCTAGACTGAATTCTCTGCACGACATTCactccatgcctcacacccatataaaagtgttggtaccactatactctggtacattcccaTTTTTACCTCTACAGATAAACTTCATTTGTTCCATAGATATAAACATGACCCATCTTTTTTTCCTCCCATCATTtattctgtggttcacctcatctttcatagacccatcctttGACATGTTCACTCACAAATAACTAAATGTatccacttcctccatactccttccctctAATCTAATATTCAGTCTTTCATTGCTTAaactttttgttaccctcatcactttgccttttttttatgtttgcttttaatttttttttacattccctCCCAAAATTATCCACCAACCATTGTAATTCATTTTACAATCCCCAAAAAGtactgtcatcagcaaagagcaactgtgataactcccttTTTGTATCAAATCttgcaccctagcatttacttctttcttaaacctatatataaatatgttaaacaactatGTAAAGAATGAATAATTATCAGTGTATGCTTTAACAAATTCAGTTTCAACAGTAAAAATCTAGAAACAAATTAAAATATGTTGGGAGGATATTATGATACTGTAATTATATTTTTGCTTTTATATTTTTTCTCCTGATTCTTTGGCAGACTCCATGGTTCTTCATAAAGGACAAGCTGAAAAAATTTGTTGTGTCACAGATCATTTGTGCACCAGTTGTATCAGGCTTGGTCTACATCATAAGGGTAAGGTGCCCTGAAATATTGTTCTGTATTATTACCCTTATTTCTGTTGATTATTACATGATTTTTTGTTTAAATAGCTGCCTTTCTCTATATTTTATGCTGTAAAATCATTGTGGATTAAACAGCAGGGTGCTAGGTATAGAGTTTTTGTCTCTTGTtatactgtacactacacaaataaccctctaCTGCCACTACTCCACTTCCTACTTGCTTCTTCCTCTTTGTCCTTTCCCTGCCCTctcatatatatactggctcccttaccttcatgtgttagcgtgactagttaatggcccaagtcAGATTGAAATGTTGTCATATAGTTTCTTTCTCCTTGGTCTACATCATAAGGGTAAGGTGCCCTGAAATATTATTCTGTATTATTACCCTTATTTCTGTTGATTATTACATGATTTTTTGTTTAAATAGCTGCCTTTCTCTATATTTTATGCTGTAAAATCATTGTGGATTAAACAGCAGGGTGCTAGGTATAGAGTTTTTGTCTCTTGTtatactgtacactacacaaataaccctctaCTGCCACTACTCCACTTCCTACTTGCTTCTTCCTCTTTGTCCTTTCCCTGCCCTctcatatatatactggctcccttaccttcatgtgttagcgtgactagttaatggcccaagtcAGATTGAAATGTTGTCATATAGTTTCTTTCTCctttgtgcaggttatttgtgtattattccagtcacagtattgtgcctttgtgttctttatactgtacagtgtgtgtgcaCTAAGTATGTAAGTGATAAACAAGATAGCATTTATGATGAAAGGGGTTATAAGGATCAGATCCTTGCAGTGAAACAGCTAGTGGGGGAAAGGCATTTGAGAAAGGCTGTACAATATATATGATCTTTGTAGATCTGGAGAATCAAGGACTCAAGTAAAGTATAAGTGTCCCTCACTTTATGTGGTAGATGTGTTTCAGACAGTTCGTTTGTCAGCAGCTGTAGTAATCTAAAGGCACACAACATCCACTGCCCTTCCTGTATGGTTTGCAAACTATATATCGAATGCATAAAAGTGACTTAATGATTGCACACAGGGAATCAGTGGTAGAAATGGGCTCATTGCATAAAAAAGGAATTTGTATGTAGTAAAGGATTACTGTATTAAATATGTATTGAGGTTTAGTATTGTTGATAAATGCTTTTGAAGCATTTATgaaaggagcagggagagaataagaaataaagaaattagagGGTCGAGTGATAATGGAAGAGGTGTTATTGTAATGATTTTGTTGTATAAAAAGAATAGAGTAGGCTAGGTTGATTAAGATGGGTATCATGGAGGCTTTAACTGCTACAAACATGTTTTCAGTTTTAGATCCTATTATTACATTTATACAGGCAGGCCCTGTTTTTGTGGATGTTAGGTTCCCAACCCTTGCTGATAAACGAAAATCGCCAGTGAGTGGAAAAGAGCGTTTTTTTCAATATCGAATGCATCTAAAATACCTCATAatgtgtttacactatcatatattaagtgctcaatacggctagacaaaaaaaaaaagatacaaaagTGCAATACGGTGGGTGGTATATGGTTACTGCTACAATAGTAGAACAGAGCTATATATACATTTTCAGTGTGTATATGTTATACTGTACAGGGGTAGCAGGTTGCAGACTTGTCTTTGTGTTTCAACTACCTTGGGAATTGAACTCTGGTCATTTAGCAACATGATAGTTTCTGACCACATGCTTTATTTTGTCTTCATGAATTTCTTTGATGGGTCTTTGTTATGAATGGAACCAAGGTGCCCTAGACTTATCTTATTGGTATTATAATCATTTATATGATTTGCATTCACAAGTTAGGGCAAGATTCTTTAATAATTTTGCTAATTAAAATTTCAGGCTGGTGGAGACTACTTTTTTCTGTACCTATGGGGTTTTacaatggtggttgtgatgttctTCATGACAGTCTATCCAGATTACATAGCACCACTTTTTGACAAGTATGAACCCCTTCCAGAGGGTGACCTCAGAACCAAAATAGAAGCATTAGCAGCACAGATAGAATTTCCTCTAACTAAGCTTTATGTTGTTGAAGGTAAGTATTTTATTTTAAAAGGTAATTGGTTTACATTTATAAAAAATTCCTCAGCTGATCTTTCTATCCATTTTTTTTAATGGGAGATCTGTTAACTTCATTAGCATTGAAGGTCACATGAGCACTACTGGTCATAGATATATTTGACTCAGGCATTCGGGTAAACTGGTCATCCTGGCTGGGTTGCTTGGTTAAAAGTCCTTGAAACCAATCACAAATCTTTCACAGGTAGACATGaaattatagtacagtattgcaTACTGAAGGATGCATAAGGTTGTAGCAGTTTGATAATTCATTAGGATTGTGATGTTCATGCTCTTCTGAAAGTAGATGTAGTTTTCAGCCACTTTgtgatctgagaaaggtatcccatAAGCTCAGCccccctctacctcaatgcatgcaaaaaaaaaaaaatagcacaagGAGCAGCATAGGTTTCTAATTTGTTTAAATATTGGCATTGAAGATTGGAAGTCAGAAGAGGCAAGAACACATGGTCACATGCATAAAGTATAaatctttattacaaaagaaaaTTATTGCCATTTGCAATGCTCTTTCTAgagcagtacagtacctgtataTGAAGAAAACTAGGTTTGGAAGTGCACATAATTTTGTTACCAGTAACTAGGTGTTCCTCTTAAGTTTTCAGATTAGATGTGGCAGaaatgattttaagatattcaaAACTTCTTTGTTCACACAGGAAACAAACAATATTCTATATGAATAATTTgcatatttcatatttttcaggTTCAAAAAGATCAGCTCACAGCAATGCCTATTTTTATGGTTTCTTTAAGAATAAGCGCATTGTTTTGTATGACACATTGCTCGAGGAATACACTCCACTTAATGAAAAAGAGGAAGAAAATGAAGAGACCAAGGTATCAAATAAGCAAGAAAATGGAGGTAAGAAGACTGGATGCAATACAAGTGAAGTGTTGGCTGTTTTGGGCCATGAGCTTGGTCACTGGAAGCTGAATCATGTTTTAAAAGGCATCATTATCTCTCAGGTGAGTGTCTATGATAAATAAGCTCTTTGGTATTACATATAAAACAAGCTTAAGACTTTTAAAAAACACAGTATGTAGCGACATTCATAAGTGCCATGATTTATCATTAGGGCACTTACGAATGTCGATCTGCATTTAGGatcgttgttgttgttaattttttttttttatcttaatggacatcttccaccaaggcagggtgaccaaaagatGAAAATAttcatcattcattcattcatttgcTGTTTTTCAAGAGGTGTGCTGATATCACAATTCAAATTACCAtctgactgcaacatccccatcccttcttcagagtgcaggcactgcccttcttacctccaggactcaaaacCAGCTaaaagttactttgctcacactgcaacagcacatccattaaaaaccacttgtttctGCACCTGTCTAACTTGCTCATGCAAGTTTGCTGAATACTCAAGCCTCTAAAACTCAAAGCTT
Coding sequences within:
- the LOC128688840 gene encoding CAAX prenyl protease 1 homolog isoform X2, producing the protein MERVTYDKARAYGLDKSNFSLIEGAFSQVLSTGVMVCGGFPALWAASGRLSAWLGFTTGTEIPQTVTFVCLGSLLNTIVSLPWSAYFTFKVEQKHGFNKQTPWFFIKDKLKKFVVSQIICAPVVSGLVYIIRAGGDYFFLYLWGFTMVVVMFFMTVYPDYIAPLFDKYEPLPEGDLRTKIEALAAQIEFPLTKLYVVEGSKRSAHSNAYFYGFFKNKRIVLYDTLLEEYTPLNEKEEENEETKVSNKQENGGKKTGCNTSEVLAVLGHELGHWKLNHVLKGIIISQVNLFLVFSVFGSLYKYSPLYRTFGFYQTQPAFVGLIIVMQFVFAPYNEILQFLLTMFSRYNEFQADSFAKKLGHSVNLKSALIKLNEDNLGFPVYDPLYSAWHHSHPPILERIRALEEKEKED
- the LOC128688840 gene encoding CAAX prenyl protease 1 homolog isoform X1 codes for the protein MISLAIPELGTWEGKIFMGILGFTWATYMWEEYLAYRQRRVYREKVEPPEELKGIMERVTYDKARAYGLDKSNFSLIEGAFSQVLSTGVMVCGGFPALWAASGRLSAWLGFTTGTEIPQTVTFVCLGSLLNTIVSLPWSAYFTFKVEQKHGFNKQTPWFFIKDKLKKFVVSQIICAPVVSGLVYIIRAGGDYFFLYLWGFTMVVVMFFMTVYPDYIAPLFDKYEPLPEGDLRTKIEALAAQIEFPLTKLYVVEGSKRSAHSNAYFYGFFKNKRIVLYDTLLEEYTPLNEKEEENEETKVSNKQENGGKKTGCNTSEVLAVLGHELGHWKLNHVLKGIIISQVNLFLVFSVFGSLYKYSPLYRTFGFYQTQPAFVGLIIVMQFVFAPYNEILQFLLTMFSRYNEFQADSFAKKLGHSVNLKSALIKLNEDNLGFPVYDPLYSAWHHSHPPILERIRALEEKEKED